A genomic stretch from Oreochromis niloticus isolate F11D_XX linkage group LG11, O_niloticus_UMD_NMBU, whole genome shotgun sequence includes:
- the LOC106097824 gene encoding chemokine-like receptor 1, which translates to MKAFIKGRCEKGDDDVLKLLRTYTLQVQKKAVTYTPTPKLSELDQTFFCRGFINSQQDSFTKGLKSVREMATNSFNPINTTAAPAGNGSKNSYCPDGLIQPIKIMSLIIYSLAFVLGVLGNGVVIWVTGFKMKKTVNTVWYLNLAVADFLFTAFLPLNVTYTALDLDWLFGKFMCKLNTVVLILNMFASVYILMVISVDRCVSVVWPVCAQNHRNVRKASYLSLCVWVVALILSAPYFIFRDTEKVCDKILCFDNYPLSDDYETPSVNQLRQFRLQAMTITRFLLGFVVPFTVIVSCYAVIIHRLRRNRTLASQSSRPFKIIAAIIITFFLCWAPFHIMRLIEMASYMPEYSSKILKGIIAIGMPIATSLAFLNSCLNPLLYVFMGQDFKHKVRKSILNVLESAFQEEETRSHTYTKSVDTSQSQEFRFEY; encoded by the exons CAGTGACATACACCCCCACACCTAAGCTGTCAGAGTTGGATCAGACATTCTTCTGCAGAGGATTCATCAACAGCCAACAAGACAGCTTCACTAAAG gtCTAAAGTCAGTGAGGGAGATGGCCACTAACTCTTTCAATCCAATCAATACAACTGCTGCACCTGCTGGAAATGGCTCTAAGAATAGTTACTGTCCTGATGGGCTGATACAGCCTATCAAAATCATGTCTCTCATAATTTATTCCCTGGCCTTTGTCCTCGGTGTGCTCGGGAATGGAGTGGTTATCTGGGTGACCGGCTTCAAGATGAAGAAAACTGTTAACACAGTTTGGTACCTCAACCTTGCTGTGGCTGACTTCCTCTTCACTGCATTTCTGCCCCTGAATGTGACTTACACAGCTTTGGATTTAGACTGGCTTTTTGGCAAGTTCATGTGCAAGCTCAACACCGTGGTACTTATTCTGAACATGTTTGCCAGTGTCTACATTCTGATGGTGATCAGTGTGGACAGATGTGTGTCTGTGGTGTGGCCCGTCTGTGCTCAGAACCACCGAAATGTACGCAAGGCATCCTACCTGAGTCTGTGTGTTTGGGTGGTGGCTTTGATTCTCAGTGCTCCATACTTCATCTTCAGGGACACTGAGAAAGTTTGTGACAAAATCCTCTGCTTCGACAACTATCCTCTTTCTGATGACTATGAAACACCATCTGTGAACCAGTTAAGGCAATTTCGTCTTCAGGCCATGACTATCACGCGCTTCCTCCTAGGATTTGTTGTGCCCTTCACTGTCATTGTCTCGTGTTATGCTGTCATAATTCATCGTCTCAGAAGAAACCGCACACTGGCCAGTCAGTCAAGTCGCCCCTTTAAGATCATCGCTGCCATTATTATCACTTTCTTTCTGTGCTGGGCTCCCTTTCACATCATGAGACTAATTGAGATGGCAAGTTACATGCCAGAATATTCAAGTAAAATATTAAAAGGTATCATTGCAATTGGGATGCCAATAGCCACCAGTCTGGCCTTTCTCAACAGCTGCTTGAATCCACTTCTGTATGTGTTCATGGGCCAAGATTTTAAACATAAAGTCCGCAAATCCATCCTGAATGTGCTGGAGAGTGCCTTCCAGGAAGAGGAGACACGCAGTCACACTTACACAAAGTCAGTGGACACCAGTCAGAGCCAAGAGTTCAGATTTGAATACTGA